From the Nostoc sp. PCC 7107 genome, the window AGACATGACTGTTACATATGTTACTTTTTGCAAATTAATTTGCAACAGTGCGACTGTAAATGCACCGAGAAGTTAGATAATTGACTCAATTCTCATATTGATACAAGCACAGGGCAGACTTTTGTGATATCAATGTACACCAGTGAATCGACCAAGTATTCTGCCAGAGCAGATATCGGACACACAAGCCAGATTCTAGTGGTAGAAGATGAAGAGTTAATCCAAGAGATGCTATCTGTAGCCTTGGAAGAGGAAGGTTATGGGGTTGTAACCGCCCCAGATGGGCGAGTGGCGATTGAGTATCTCAAAAACTTTGAAGCCAACTCAGGCGAGTTTCCCTTTGATTTGGTAATTCTTGACTTGATGTTACCGCAAATCAATGGTTTAGATATTTGTCGCTTGCTACGCCATCAAGGCAATCCAGTACCGATTTTAATGCTGAGTGCTAAGGGTAGTGAAACCGATCGCGTGTTGGGTTTAGAAGTTGGCGCAGATGACTATCTCACCAAACCTTTTAGTATGCGGGAGCTAGTGGCTCGGTGTCGCGCACTGCTGCGTCGTCAACGTTTAAGCACTTTACCGCAGCTACCAGTTCTGAAACACAAAGATGTTACCTTAAACCCCCAAGAATGTCGGGTGTTAGTACGAGGTCAAGAAGTAAATCTTTCCCCAAAAGAATTTCGGTTGTTGGAATTGTTTATGAGTTATGCTCGGCGAGTTTGGTCGCGGGAGCAGTTGCTAGATCAGGTCTGGGGGCCAGATTTCGTTGGGGATAGTAAAACTGTGGATGTTCACATTCGCTGGTTAAGAGAGAAGTTAGAGTTAGATCCTAGCCATCCTGAGTATATTGTGACTGTGAGAGGATTTGGCTATCGTTTCGGATAATCGATGAAGATAGTTGTTAGTTTATTAATCACGACGCAACTAGCAACTGGGACTCATAATGTTCTTATTGGGATTTATTCTAGGTTTGGCGGTAGGTATCGGTTTTTGGATTTGGCAACAGGTTCAACTAAACCGTTACCTAGAGAAAGTTTTGCAACCCTACTCTAAGTCTACTGATTTAGCCTTACCGCTATTACCGCGTTTGCGTCAGGAAATCAAGACATTACAGCAGCAGCGCCAAGAGTTGCAAAAATCTCTGCAAACATATCAAGACCTGTTGGATTTTGCACCAATGGGATATTTGCAAGTAGATGAAGAAAATCAACTGCTGTGGTGTAACCAACAAGCAAGAGAAATTTTATATCTGCAAAGATGGCAACCAGGACAGGTGCGTTTGTTGTTAGAGTTGGTGAGATCGTATGAATTAGACCGATTGGTTGAGCAAATACGCGATCGCCAAAAACCCCAAACTAAAGAGTGGTTATTTCATCCCTCATCCGACAATCCAGCAGAATTACCCACCATCAAGTCTATGACTTTACGCGCCTCTGGCTTGCCCTTACCCAACGGTCAGGTAGGCGTATTTCTAGAAAATCGTCAACCACTGCTAGACGTAAATCAAGAACGCGATCGCTCATTTTCTGATTTAGCTCACGAACTGAGAACGCCTTTAACTTCTATTCGGCTTGTTGCAGAAACCTTACAACATCGCCTAGAACCGCCGTTAAATCGCTGGGTTGATCGCCTGATGCAAGAAGTTGACAGACTAATTAGCTTAGTTCAAGGCTGGTTAGAACTGACACAAATTGAAGCTAACCCCAAAATGCAATTGCATCTGGAAAAAGTCGAAGTGCGATCGCTAATTGCATCGGTGTGGGAAACTTTAGAACCTTTAGCACAAAGACAACATCTCTCTCTGAACTATTCCGGGCCAGAAGATGTTTGGATTAAAGCTGATCAAGCCCGGATTTATCAAGTTTTTCTCAACTTGCTAGACAATAGTATTAAATACAGTTCTCCTAGCACAA encodes:
- a CDS encoding winged helix-turn-helix domain-containing protein, with protein sequence MYTSESTKYSARADIGHTSQILVVEDEELIQEMLSVALEEEGYGVVTAPDGRVAIEYLKNFEANSGEFPFDLVILDLMLPQINGLDICRLLRHQGNPVPILMLSAKGSETDRVLGLEVGADDYLTKPFSMRELVARCRALLRRQRLSTLPQLPVLKHKDVTLNPQECRVLVRGQEVNLSPKEFRLLELFMSYARRVWSREQLLDQVWGPDFVGDSKTVDVHIRWLREKLELDPSHPEYIVTVRGFGYRFG
- a CDS encoding ATP-binding protein; the encoded protein is MFLLGFILGLAVGIGFWIWQQVQLNRYLEKVLQPYSKSTDLALPLLPRLRQEIKTLQQQRQELQKSLQTYQDLLDFAPMGYLQVDEENQLLWCNQQAREILYLQRWQPGQVRLLLELVRSYELDRLVEQIRDRQKPQTKEWLFHPSSDNPAELPTIKSMTLRASGLPLPNGQVGVFLENRQPLLDVNQERDRSFSDLAHELRTPLTSIRLVAETLQHRLEPPLNRWVDRLMQEVDRLISLVQGWLELTQIEANPKMQLHLEKVEVRSLIASVWETLEPLAQRQHLSLNYSGPEDVWIKADQARIYQVFLNLLDNSIKYSSPSTNIQIQAKIRFSEDNSIHPTLELNLIDSGTGFLEADLPHIFERFYRGDKARTHSSLADNSIGSIVGNGLGLAIVRQILLAHGGSITAMNHPQTGGAWMQVILPEVVANSQSQDYS